One segment of Solanum lycopersicum chromosome 1, SLM_r2.1 DNA contains the following:
- the LOC101248913 gene encoding leucine-rich repeat receptor-like serine/threonine-protein kinase BAM3 has translation MATSNTSLLFFAYFLLVFLITPSQSRNLSLRRQAKTLVSLKYAFVQSSVPSTLSNWNMSNYMSICSWTGITCDDTKSVTSIDISNLNISGSLSPDIHELTRLRVLNISNNLFSGNLSWEYREFNVLQVLDAYNNNFSGPLPLGVTQLVQLKYLNFGGNYFSGKIPLSYGSFNQLEFLSLAGNDLHGPIPRELGNVTSLRWLQLGYYNQFDEGIPPELGKLVNLVHLDLSSCNLTGSIPPELGNLNMLDTLFLQKNQLTGVFPPQLGNLTRLKSLDISVNELTGEIPVDLSGLKELILLNLFINNLHGEIPGCIAELPKLEMLNLWRNNFTGSIPSKLGMNGKLIEIDLSSNRLTGLIPKSLCFGRNLKILILLDNFLFGPLPDDFGQCRTLSRVRMGQNYLSGSIPTGFLYLPELSLVELQNNYISGQLWNEKSSASSKLEGLNLSNNRLSGALPSAIGNYSGLKNLVLTGNGFSGDIPSDIGRLKSILKLDLSRNNFSGTIPPQIGNCLSLTYLDLSQNQLSGPIPVQIAQIHILNYINISWNHFNESLPAEIGLMKSLTSADFSHNNLSGSIPETGQYLYFNSTSFTGNPYLSGSDSTPSNITSNSPSELGDGSDSRTKVPTIYKFIFAFGLLFCSLIFVVLAIIKTRKGSKNSNLWKLTAFQKLEFGSEDVLQCLKDNNVIGRGGAGIVYKGTMPNGDHVAVKKLGISKGSHDNGLSAELKTLGKIRHRYIVRLLAFCSNKEINLLVYEYMLNGSLGEVLHGKNGGQLQWETRLKIAIEAAKGLSYLHHDCSPMIIHRDVKSNNILLNSELEAHVADFGLAKYFRNNGTSECMSAIAGSYGYIAPEYAYTLKIDEKSDVYSFGVVLLELITGRRPVGNFGEEGMDIVQWAKTETKWSKEGVVKILDERLKNVAIVEAMQVFFVAMLCVEEYSIERPTMREVVQMLSQAKQPNTFQIQ, from the exons ATGGCTACTTCTAACACAAGTCTCTTGTTTTTCGCGTATTTCCTCCTTGTGTTCCTTATTACTCCATCTCAATCGCGTAACCTGTCTCTGAGACGACAGGCTAAAACTCTAGTTTCATTGAAATATGCATTTGTACAATCATCTGTTCCTAGTACTCTGTCCAATTGGAACATGTCGAATTATATGTCTATATGTTCTTGGACAGGTATAACGTGTGATGATACCAAATCAGTAACTTCCATTGATATATCCAATCTAAACATTTCTGGCTCTTTATCACCTGATATTCATGAGCTCACTAGACTTCGCGTCCTGAATATTTCTAACAATTTGTTTAGTGGAAACTTAAGCTGGGAGTATCGCGAGTTTAATGTACTTCAAGTGTTGGATGCTTATAACAACAATTTCTCTGGTCCACTCCCTTTGGGAGTTACTCAACTTGTGCAGCTCAAGTACTTGAATTTCGGGGGTAACTACTTTTCAGGGAAGATTCCTTTGAGTTATGGTAGTTTTAATCAGCTTGAGTTCCTGTCTCTTGCTGGGAATGACTTGCACGGTCCTATACCGAGGGAGCTGGGGAACGTTACGAGCCTCAGGTGGTTACAGTTGGGTTATTATAATCAATTTGATGAGGGGATTCCACCAGAGTTGGGGAAACTTGTTAATTTGGTTCATCTAGATCTTTCAAGCTGTAACTTAACGGGTTCGATTCCACCAGAATTGGGCAATCTTAATATGTTGGACACTCTTTTCTTGCAAAAGAATCAACTTACTGGTGTATTTCCTCCTCAGCTAGGGAATTTGACAAGGTTAAAATCTCTTGATATCTCGGTCAATGAACTCACAGGAGAGATCCCGGTTGACTTGTCAGGACTCAAGGAGCTCATATTGTTGAACCTCTTTATCAACAATTTGCACGGTGAGATTCCAGGATGTATCGCGGAGCTGCCAAAGTTGGAAATGTTGAATCTTTGGAGGAATAATTTCACTGGCTCGATTCCTTCTAAGCTTGGGATGAACGGTAAACTAATTGAAATTGATCTGTCTAGTAATAGACTCACTGGCTTGATACCAAAATCTCTATGCTTTGGGAGGAATTTGAAAATCTTGATTCTTCTTGATAATTTTCTGTTTGGACCTTTACCTGATGATTTTGGGCAGTGTCGAACGTTGTCCAGAGTCAGAATGGGACAGAATTACTTGAGTGGATCAATACCAACAGGGTTTCTTTATTTGCCTGAGTTGTCACTGGTGGAACTGCAGAACAACTACATCAGTGGACAACTCTGGAACGAGAAAAGCTCAGCGTCTTCTAAACTTGAAGGGCTGAACCTGTCGAACAATCGCTTGTCTGGTGCACTTCCTAGTGCTATTGGAAACTATTCAGGGCTGAAGAATCTTGTGTTAACTGGAAATGGTTTCTCAGGTGATATCCCTTCTGATATTGGCAGACTAAAGAGCATCTTAAAGCTGGACCTGAGTAGAAACAACTTCTCTGGCACAATCCCTCCTCAGATTGGTAACTGTCTTTCCTTAACTTACTTGGATTTGAGCCAAAATCAACTTTCTGGTCCTATCCCAGTTCAAATTGCTCAAATTCACATCTTAAATTACATCAATATTTCCTGGAATCACTTCAACGAGAGCCTTCCCGCGGAGATTGGCTTGATGAAGAGTTTAACTTCAGCAGATTTTTCCCACAATAACTTATCTGGATCAATACCTGAAACAGGccaatatttatatttcaactCAACTTCCTTCACCGGCAACCCTTATCTCTCTGGATCCGACTCGACTCCTAGCAACATTACATCCAACTCACCGTCAGAACTTGGAGACGGAAGTGACAGCAGAACTAAGGTTCCTACAATATACAAGTTCATATTTGCATTTGGGCTCTTATTCTGCTCCCTCATTTTCGTTGTCTTAGCAATAATCAAGACAAGAAAGGGGAGTAAGAATTCAAATTTGTGGAAGCTGACAGCATTTCAGAAGCTTGAGTTCGGAAGTGAAGACGTCTTGCAGTGCTTGAAAGACAACAACGTCATAGGGAGAGGTGGAGCAGGGATAGTGTATAAGGGAACTATGCCAAATGGTGATCATGTCGCGGTGAAGAAATTGGGAATAAGCAAAGGCTCACATGATAACGGCCTATCTGCTGAACTTAAAACATTAGGGAAGATCAGGCATAGGTACATTGTGAGACTGCTCGCGTTTTGTTCAAACAAGGAAATCAACTTGCTAGTTTATGAGTACATGCTAAATGGAAGCTTAGGTGAAGTGCTTCATGGGAAGAACGGCGGGCAACTCCAATGGGAAACTAGGCTAAAAATAGCCATAGAAGCTGCCAAGGGCCTTTCTTATTTGCACCACGATTGCTCCCCTATGATAATCCACCGCGATGTCAAGTCCAACAATATATTGTTGAACTCTGAACTTGAAGCTCATGTTGCAGATTTTGGATTAGCCAAGTACTTTCGTAACAATGGTACCTCTGAGTGCATGTCTGCAATTGCAGGATCTTATGGCTACATTGCTCCAG AATATGCATACACGCTGAAAATTGATGAGAAAAGCGATGTGTATAGCTTTGGAGTGGTGTTGTTGGAGCTTATAACAGGACGAAGGCCAGTAGGAAATTTTGGAGAAGAAGGAATGGACATTGTACAATGGGCGAAAACGGAGACAAAATGGAGCAAAGAAGGGGTGGTGAAAATCTTGGATGAGAGGCTAAAAAATGTTGCAATTGTTGAAGCTATGCAAGTATTTTTTGTAGCAATGCTTTGTGTTGAAGAGTACAGCATTGAGAGGCCTACAATGAGGGAAGTAGTCCAAATGCTTTCTCAAGCTAAACAACCAAATACTTTCCAAATCCAATAA
- the LOC101248612 gene encoding translocase of chloroplast 159, chloroplastic: MDSKNYGVPLSTTQGSPPANVPLFTSTGIRAPITIDDSDFEYSVSVNGPKNSSSYYGSDSEGFVSGEEDEFETASERLFLSDPDEQNLEKTHFVNQFVVSRPFVKIPDEEIAERGSSVGDYDDSRSSLTEPYAEDEYRDRPFVVDREIDEGHGEFSDTPFVVDESMNGSDKDISLEGTGVIDSAIRGIPIAQLSWDSEDDEYLSTGVLEDNDVSGVFRIPNAVVLDRLDSAPKVRISDFSDYESESENAIQSGMEEDLIITKTVEMVLDSDSIEDDKAEIDTVQNFITEGGEANYTLEGGRDLYQVASKESTLLGQELDNDKMLLAEESQILDSSVESKSADSSRGVKPSDTAYSSPREENRVSKFGADDLNSGNSIILHTGASGDSQKSESKEDGVYQGSDCQDIATRTETESYHEPIKDSEAESLECIDISVPSTAEEQVYSSSDVTWSTRAEDDLPKLSDKTQHREARLNPDLEAKCKDIDTVKLFKNEEALFLHENDESLTFDGSGGMKLIIDQSDQQIANADYDGEVSEGHLPKVDAEIVTDLAEEVDTDEESEENEMFDAEALAMLLRAATGVGPEGRSVSIPSADGTQVSSLELPDTPGSSFHSSRPGQPTNADKFPLSDNKTEGISEVILSEEEKKKLEKLQQLRITFLRLVHKLNRSPEDSIAAQVLYRLVRAAGKSASQVLSLDSDQKVAIELEAEDTDSLNFSLNILVIGKTGVGKSATINSIFGEAKSMVDAFVPATTDVKEIIGQLDGVTLNILDTPGFRSSLTEQSINRRTLLSIKKYMKKYSPDVVLYVDRIDTQSRDLGDLPLFKSISSYLGPSIWRNAIVTLTHAASSPPDGPSGHPVSYEMFVAQCSRIIQQLIDHSIGDPHTMNAGLMSLPFALVENHPVSPKNDKGDILLPNGENWRSQLLLLCYSIKILSEVDSIMKDQDLHDHRKLFGFPKRSLPLPYFLSSLLQSNVHPKVSNNQVGGDIGSDIELVHSSDSDQEVDDYDDLPPFRPLRKSQIAKLSKEQKRAYFDEYDYRVKLFQKKQWREELKRLRDMKKKGKAEIGDYMEEGADQETGSQAGAAIPLPDMVLPNSFDGDNPTYRYRYLEPSSQLLARPVMDSQSWDHDCGYDGVSIEDHLAIAGQFPAVIVLQLTKDKKEFNIHLDSSVSAKTGKKGSSMVGFDIQTVGKQLAYILKGETKVKNLKTNKTAAGISITFLGDTLVTGLKLEDQFSIGKQLVVVGSTGTIMSQGNAAYGANLELRLREKDYPVGQDQSSLGLSLMKWRNDLIWGCNLQSQFSVGRNSKIAVRAGLNSKKSGQITVRTSTSDQLLIAIVGLLPIARAIMMTLFPQTSGKNLI; the protein is encoded by the coding sequence ATGGACTCAAAGAATTATGGTGTTCCACTTTCTACAACACAAGGGAGCCCACCTGCAAATGTCCCTCTTTTCACTTCAACAGGTATTAGAGCTCCTATTACTATTGATGATTCCGACTTTGAATACTCTGTCTCTGTTAATGGACCAAAAAATAGTAGTAGTTATTATGGTAGTGACTCTGAAGGTTTTGTTAGTGGTGAAGAGGATGAGTTTGAAACTGCTTCTGAAAGGTTATTTCTGTCTGACCCAGATGagcaaaatcttgaaaaaactcATTTTGTTAATCAATTTGTTGTTTCTAGACCATTTGTGAAAATCCCAGATGAAGAAATTGCTGAAAGAGGTAGTAGTGTGGGGGATTATGATGATTCTAGGTCTTCTTTAACTGAACCGTATGCGGAAGATGAATATAGGGATAGGCCTTTTGTTGTAGATAGGGAAATTGATGAAGGACATGGTGAATTTAGTGATACTCCTTTTGTTGTGGATGAGTCGATGAATGGGTCTGATAAAGATATTTCCCTTGAGGGTACTGGAGTTATTGATAGTGCAATTCGAGGCATTCCAATTGCACAGTTGTCCTGGGATAGTGAAGATGATGAGTATTTGAGTACTGGTGTTCTAGAAGACAATGATGTTTCAGGTGTCTTTAGAATTCCGAATGCAGTGGTGTTGGATAGGTTAGATAGTGCTCCAAAAGTTAGAATTTCCGATTTTTCGGATTATGAATCAGAGTCTGAGAATGCGATACAATCTGGGATGGAAGAGGACTTGATCATTACAAAAACTGTTGAGATGGTTTTGGATTCCGACAGTATTGAAGATGATAAAGCTGAAATTGACACTGTTCAGAATTTCATAACGGAGGGAGGTGAGGCCAATTATACTTTAGAAGGAGGAAGAGATTTGTATCAGGTTGCAAGTAAAGAATCTACTTTGTTGGGACAAGAGTTGGACAATGATAAAATGCTTTTAGCAGAAgaaagtcaaattcttgatagtaGTGTAGAGTCAAAAAGTGCAGATTCGTCTCGTGGTGTTAAGCCTTCTGATACTGCTTACTCCAGCCCAAGGGAAGAAAATAGAGTATCAAAATTTGGAGCCGATGATTTGAACTCTGGAAACAGCATCATCTTACATACTGGAGCTTCCGGGGACAGTCAGAAATCAGAAAGTAAGGAGGATGGGGTTTATCAAGGAAGTGATTGTCAGGATATTGCCACTAGAACCGAAACCGAATCTTATCATGAACCCATCAAGGATAGTGAAGCTGAGAGCTTGGAGTGCATTGATATTTCAGTACCATCAACAGCTGAAGAACAAGTATATTCTTCATCAGATGTAACTTGGTCCACCAGAGCTGAAGATGATCTACCTAAGTTATCGGATAAAACACAACACAGGGAGGCTCGTTTAAATCCAGACTTAGAAGCTAAATGCAAAGACATTGATACAGTCAAATTGTTCAAAAATGAAGAAGCCCTATTCTtacatgaaaatgatgaaagttTGACCTTTGATGGATCCGGTGGTATGAAACTTATCATAGATCAGTCGGACCAACAAATAGCCAATGCCGACTACGATGGAGAGGTTTCTGAGGGTCATTTACCAAAGGTTGATGCTGAGATTGTGACAGACTtagctgaagaggtagatacagaCGAAGAGAGTGAAGAGAATGAGATGTTTGATGCTGAAGCACTGGCTATGCTGTTGAGGGCTGCTACCGGTGTTGGGCCTGAAGGTAGAAGTGTTTCAATTCCATCAGCTGATGGTACACAGGTTTCTTCTCTGGAGCTTCCTGATACCCCGGGATCCTCATTTCACTCGTCCAGACCTGGTCAGCCAACAAATGCAGATAAGTTTCCCCTATCTGATAATAAGACTGAAGGTATATCAGAAGTGATTTTgtctgaagaagaaaagaagaagctTGAGAAATTACAGCAGTTAAGAATAACATTTTTGCGGCTCGTCCACAAGCTAAACCGGTCTCCTGAAGATTCCATAGCTGCACAGGTCTTATACCGGTTGGTTCGTGCTGCAGGGAAGTCAGCCTCTCAAGTATTGAGCCTTGACTCTGACCAGAAGGTAGCTATAGAGTTGGAAGCAGAGGATACAGACAGTTTGAATTTTTCTCTGAATATCCTGGTTATTGGTAAAACAGGAGTTGGTAAAAGTGCAACAATAAACTCTATCTTTGGTGAAGCCAAATCAATGGTAGATGCATTTGTACCTGCGACTACCGATGTGAAGGAGATAATTGGACAACTGGATGGAGTTACATTGAACATCTTGGATACTCCTGGTTTCAGATCTTCCCTGACAGAACAATCCATTAACCGAAGAACTTTGTTGTCCATAAAGAAATATATGAAGAAATACAGTCCTGATGTAGTCCTCTATGTCGACCGCATTGACACACAGTCTAGAGATCTTGGTGATTTACCATTATTCAAGTCCATCAGTAGTTATCTTGGTCCATCAATATGGCGTAATGCCATTGTTACCCTGACACATGCTGCTTCAAGTCCTCCAGATGGACCCTCGGGGCATCCTGTAAGCTATGAAatgtttgttgctcagtgctcCCGTATCATTCAACAGTTAATTGATCACTCCATAGGTGATCCACACACGATGAATGCTGGGTTGATGAGTCTTCCATTTGCTCTTGTTGAAAACCACCCAGTCAGTCCAAAGAATGACAAAGGAGATATATTGCTTCCAAATGGAGAAAATTGGAGATCGCAGCTTCTGCTTCTGTGTTACTCAATAAAGATTTTATCAGAAGTAGATTCCATCATGAAAGATCAAGATCTTCATGACCACAGAAAGCTTTTTGGCTTCCCCAAGCGTTCACTCCCTTTACCATACTTTTTATCTTCACTGTTACAATCAAATGTTCATCCTAAAGTCTCTAACAATCAAGTTGGTGGGGATATAGGCTCAGACATTGAGCTGGTACATTCATCTGATTCCGATCAAGAAGTTGATGATTACGATGACCTTCCACCTTTCAGACCTTTGAGGAAATCTCAAATTGCTAAGCTGAGCAAGGAGCAGAAGAGAGCATATTTTGACGAGTATGATTACCGTGTGAAGCTGTTTCAGAAGAAACAATGGAGGGAGGAGTTAAAAAGGCTTCGGGACATGAAGAAGAAAGGCAAGGCAGAGATAGGTGATTACATGGAAGAAGGTGCTGACCAGGAAACAGGGAGCCAAGCAGGAGCAGCAATCCCTTTACCCGACATGGTGCTCCCAAATTCTTTTGACGGGGACAACCCAACTTACAGATACCGGTATCTAGAACCTTCGTCTCAACTTCTTGCAAGGCCTGTTATGGACTCCCAGAGCTGGGACCATGATTGTGGATATGATGGTGTGAGCATTGAGGATCACCTTGCCATTGCTGGCCAGTTTCCTGCAGTAATAGTTCTTCAGCTCACAAAGGACAAGAAAGAGTTCAACATCCACTTGGATTCATCTGTTTCAGCAAAGACGGGGAAGAAAGGATCAAGTATGGTAGGGTTCGACATTCAAACTGTAGGAAAGCAACTTGCCTACATTTTGAAGGGAGAAACAAAAGTGAAAAATCTGAAAACGAATAAAACAGCTGCAGGGATATCCATTACTTTCTTGGGTGACACTTTAGTGACGGGATTGAAATTGGAGGACCAATTTTCCATTGGTAAACAGTTAGTTGTGGTGGGAAGTACTGGCACCATCATGTCTCAGGGTAATGCAGCATATGGAGCCAACTTAGAGTTGCGTCTGAGAGAGAAAGATTACCCTGTTGGACAGGACCAAAGTTCACTCGGCCTTTCTTTGATGAAATGGAGAAACGATCTCATATGGGGATGCAATCTGCAATCTCAGTTCTCTGTTGGAAGGAATTCCAAGATTGCTGTTAGGGCCGGATTAAACAGCAAGAAAAGCGGGCAAATCACAGTTAGGACAAGCACCTCAGATCAACTATTGATTGCTATTGTAGGACTTCTGCCAATTGCTAGAGCAATAATGATGACCCTTTTTCCTCAGACAAGTGGAAAGAACTTAATATAG